From the genome of Haloarchaeobius salinus, one region includes:
- a CDS encoding ABC transporter ATP-binding protein: MSSESETSDATAAGQTEADDRSLNTLSGASETAEIPLKVRGLEKHFGGITAVDGVEFDIEKGSMTGLIGPNGAGKSTTFNCITGTHKPDAGSVEFNGQDITGLEPYEVADRGLVRTFQIARELGEMTVLENMMVAPKHQRGEALWRSVLPYARNEVKEQEQDILERAWETLEFFDIDHLANEYAENLSGGQRKLLELARALLTDPQMLLLDEPFAGVNPSLEERLLEHIHELRDQGYTFLIVEHDMDLIMQNCEKVIVMHQGRILTEGTPEEVRNNEDVIEAYLGGEV, translated from the coding sequence ATGAGTAGCGAGTCCGAGACCTCCGACGCGACCGCCGCAGGGCAGACCGAGGCCGATGACCGGTCACTGAACACGCTCTCAGGGGCCAGCGAGACCGCAGAGATACCGCTGAAGGTCCGCGGGCTCGAGAAGCACTTCGGCGGTATCACGGCCGTCGACGGTGTCGAGTTCGACATCGAGAAGGGCAGCATGACCGGCCTCATCGGCCCGAACGGGGCCGGGAAGTCAACCACGTTCAACTGCATCACCGGCACCCACAAGCCCGACGCCGGCAGCGTCGAGTTCAACGGACAGGACATCACCGGGCTCGAACCGTACGAGGTCGCGGACCGCGGCCTCGTCCGGACGTTCCAGATCGCCCGCGAGCTCGGCGAGATGACCGTCCTGGAGAACATGATGGTCGCGCCGAAGCACCAGCGCGGCGAGGCGCTCTGGCGCTCGGTCCTGCCCTACGCCCGGAACGAAGTGAAGGAGCAGGAGCAGGATATCCTCGAACGCGCGTGGGAGACCCTGGAGTTCTTCGACATCGACCACCTCGCGAACGAGTACGCGGAGAACCTCTCCGGTGGGCAGCGGAAGCTGCTGGAGCTGGCGCGCGCGTTGCTGACCGACCCGCAGATGCTCCTGCTGGACGAGCCGTTCGCCGGCGTCAACCCGTCGCTGGAGGAGCGCCTGCTCGAACACATCCACGAACTCAGGGACCAGGGCTACACGTTCCTCATCGTCGAACACGACATGGACCTCATCATGCAGAACTGCGAGAAAGTCATCGTCATGCACCAGGGCCGCATCCTCACCGAGGGGACGCCGGAGGAGGTACGGAACAACGAAGACGTCATCGAGGCCTACCTCGGAGGTGAGGTATGA
- a CDS encoding branched-chain amino acid ABC transporter permease gives MGIDFRNDGLMLLTLLVGVYAIYLLAGLFIGFPFRGLMNQIGQLTFWIAVFAMASLALNLHWGYTGLFNIGIVGFMATGVYVTGILSKPVFGSGTSAAEIGGFGLPLWIGIIGGMVAAGLLGLIAALPALRLRADYLAIVTIALSEIVRFALLSDSLSGHDIAGYRVGLGGGDGVILDYRDPLESLIRALSAPFDLVFGEQGWLWNEVYLGIVVDFVANYIPNNPKPVVDNFAYSAVLLLILGGFYVLIRRTGNSPFGRVLKAIREDEDVTNALGKNTNMFKIKSFVVGCALMGLVGILWFGTQGSVTPNTFRPRITFYIWIALIIGGAGSNTGSVMGGAVFAAFLFQGPRYFKNVIETALGNPEAPSSFGQAMAPITSGDVVPFFLFTLDSIRQLQLFLMGVVLIVLMHRRPDGMLGHRKEPASSIPLTRPIKRSGGGDTVATDGGETDE, from the coding sequence ATGGGCATCGACTTCCGGAACGACGGGTTGATGCTGCTGACGCTGCTCGTCGGCGTCTACGCCATCTACCTGCTCGCCGGACTGTTCATCGGCTTCCCGTTCCGGGGGCTGATGAACCAGATCGGCCAGTTGACGTTCTGGATCGCCGTCTTCGCCATGGCCTCGCTCGCGTTGAACCTGCACTGGGGATACACGGGGCTGTTCAACATCGGTATCGTCGGGTTCATGGCGACCGGTGTCTACGTGACCGGTATCCTCTCGAAGCCGGTGTTCGGCTCCGGGACGAGCGCGGCGGAGATCGGTGGGTTCGGCCTTCCGCTGTGGATCGGTATCATCGGCGGGATGGTCGCGGCCGGGCTGCTCGGGCTCATCGCCGCGCTCCCGGCGCTCCGGTTGCGCGCGGACTACCTCGCAATCGTCACCATCGCACTCTCAGAGATCGTCCGGTTCGCGCTGCTGTCGGACTCGCTGAGCGGCCACGACATCGCCGGCTACCGCGTCGGTCTCGGTGGCGGTGACGGGGTCATCCTCGACTACCGGGACCCCCTCGAAAGCCTGATACGCGCACTCAGCGCACCGTTCGACCTCGTGTTCGGCGAACAGGGGTGGCTGTGGAACGAGGTGTACCTCGGTATCGTGGTCGACTTCGTGGCGAACTACATCCCGAACAACCCCAAGCCGGTCGTCGACAACTTCGCGTACTCGGCCGTCCTGCTGCTCATCCTCGGCGGGTTCTACGTCCTCATCCGCCGGACGGGGAACTCCCCGTTCGGTCGGGTTCTCAAGGCCATCCGCGAGGACGAGGACGTGACGAACGCACTCGGGAAGAACACGAACATGTTCAAGATCAAGTCGTTCGTCGTCGGCTGTGCCCTGATGGGGCTGGTCGGCATCCTCTGGTTCGGGACGCAGGGTTCGGTCACGCCGAACACGTTCCGGCCGCGCATCACGTTCTACATCTGGATCGCGCTCATCATCGGTGGTGCCGGGTCGAACACCGGTAGCGTCATGGGCGGTGCAGTGTTCGCGGCGTTCCTGTTCCAGGGACCGCGGTACTTCAAGAACGTCATCGAGACGGCGCTCGGTAACCCCGAGGCACCGTCGAGCTTCGGCCAGGCGATGGCCCCGATCACGAGCGGGGACGTCGTCCCGTTCTTCCTCTTCACGCTCGACAGCATCAGGCAGCTCCAGCTGTTCCTGATGGGCGTCGTGCTCATCGTACTGATGCACCGGCGGCCGGACGGGATGCTCGGCCACCGCAAGGAACCGGCGTCCAGCATCCCGCTGACCCGGCCGATCAAGCGCTCGGGTGGCGGTGACACCGTCGCGACCGACGGAGGTGAGACGGATGAGTAG
- a CDS encoding branched-chain amino acid ABC transporter permease, which translates to MGESSTYDRGRNLLVEKPMTVVLGAIAVLLVLDLFRQLAVGDITIARVLNLVLDGLFRGLVIGLAGIGLSMTYSILNFANFAHGDYITAGAFSGWATTYIIAGGFGSSANIGSLALVGAGGSVFGGALGINAVQTPLAVIAGLIVSGLFTIVLALAIDKLIFKPIRGSGGIPLLITSVGVAFALRYLIQFVFDSGTRGTTNTGTLPGIRPYFIDGTVSLTAHDAMLVIVAGGLMLGVHILLQRTKLGKAMRAMSDDESLARITGIATERVIRATWIIGGGLTGVSGFMFVLWKGTLSWNDGWLLLLLIFAAVILGGIGSVYGAIAGGLIIGVTASTAVIWIPSGFARAAAFAVMILVLVVRPQGIFSGRSTA; encoded by the coding sequence ATGGGTGAATCAAGCACGTACGATAGAGGCCGGAACCTTCTGGTCGAGAAGCCGATGACGGTAGTGCTGGGGGCCATCGCAGTACTGCTCGTTCTCGACCTCTTCAGACAGCTCGCGGTCGGTGACATCACCATCGCCCGGGTGTTGAACCTGGTCCTCGACGGCCTGTTCCGGGGGCTCGTCATCGGACTGGCGGGTATCGGGCTCTCGATGACGTACAGCATTCTGAACTTCGCGAACTTCGCCCACGGTGATTACATCACAGCAGGGGCGTTCTCGGGCTGGGCGACGACGTACATCATCGCCGGTGGCTTCGGCTCCTCGGCGAACATCGGCTCGCTGGCACTGGTGGGTGCCGGCGGCTCGGTGTTCGGCGGGGCGCTGGGCATCAACGCCGTACAGACGCCACTGGCCGTGATCGCCGGCCTGATCGTCTCGGGCCTGTTCACCATCGTGCTCGCGCTCGCCATCGACAAGCTAATCTTCAAACCGATACGCGGCTCGGGCGGGATTCCGCTGCTCATCACGAGCGTCGGTGTCGCGTTCGCGCTGCGGTACCTCATCCAGTTCGTCTTCGACTCGGGCACCCGGGGGACGACCAACACCGGGACCCTCCCCGGCATCCGGCCCTACTTCATCGACGGGACGGTGTCGCTCACCGCACACGACGCGATGCTCGTCATCGTCGCCGGTGGGCTGATGCTCGGCGTCCACATCCTGCTCCAGCGGACGAAGCTGGGGAAGGCGATGCGGGCGATGTCCGACGACGAGTCGCTGGCACGCATCACCGGTATCGCGACCGAGCGCGTCATCCGCGCGACGTGGATAATCGGCGGCGGGCTGACCGGCGTCTCCGGCTTCATGTTCGTGCTCTGGAAGGGTACGCTCAGCTGGAACGACGGTTGGCTGCTGCTGCTGCTCATCTTCGCGGCAGTCATCCTCGGCGGCATCGGCTCGGTGTACGGCGCAATCGCGGGCGGCCTGATCATCGGAGTCACCGCTTCGACGGCGGTGATCTGGATCCCGTCCGGCTTCGCCCGCGCGGCGGCGTTCGCCGTGATGATCCTCGTCCTGGTGGTACGTCCCCAGGGCATCTTCTCAGGGAGGTCTACAGCATGA
- a CDS encoding phosphoglycerate kinase, with protein sequence MPVGTLDDLSVAGRRVGVRVDINSPLDGGDLADDARLRAHEQTLSELLEEDARVAVLAHQGRPGGDEFETLAAHAERLDELLDAPVSYADTNLGSAAREAVDSLDPGTAVVLENTRFYAEEYMEFEPEVAAATHLVEGLVPVLDAFVNDAFAAAHRSQPSLVGFPQHLPSYAGRVMERELDVLADVEATERPRVYVLGGAKVSDSIDVAWNVLESGLADQVLTAGVVGNVFLLADGVDIGDASADFIYDEGYWDEIDRAADLLDAHGDRIRFPQDVAVERDGERHEIGLNALPGNAGEAAMDIGSETLRMYTSVLADAQTVILNGPAGVFEEPTFAVGTKELYHAAADVPYSIVGGGDTAAAIRQLGIDGFSHLSTGGGACLRLLTGRELPAVEALRTGYDGD encoded by the coding sequence ATGCCGGTAGGGACCCTTGACGACCTCTCTGTCGCCGGGCGTCGAGTCGGGGTGCGCGTCGACATCAACAGTCCGCTCGACGGCGGGGACCTCGCCGACGACGCCAGACTCCGGGCCCACGAGCAGACCCTCTCCGAGCTCCTCGAGGAGGACGCCCGCGTCGCCGTCCTCGCCCACCAGGGCCGCCCAGGCGGTGACGAGTTCGAGACGCTGGCCGCCCACGCAGAGCGCCTCGACGAGCTGCTCGACGCGCCCGTCAGCTACGCCGACACCAACCTCGGGTCGGCCGCCCGCGAGGCCGTCGACTCCCTCGACCCTGGGACCGCCGTCGTCCTCGAGAACACCCGTTTCTACGCGGAGGAGTACATGGAGTTCGAGCCCGAGGTTGCGGCCGCGACCCACCTCGTCGAGGGGCTCGTCCCCGTCCTCGACGCCTTCGTCAACGACGCCTTCGCCGCCGCCCACCGCTCGCAGCCCTCCCTCGTCGGGTTCCCGCAGCATCTCCCGAGCTACGCGGGCCGGGTCATGGAGCGGGAGCTCGACGTGCTCGCCGACGTCGAGGCCACCGAACGTCCCCGCGTGTACGTTCTCGGGGGTGCGAAGGTCTCGGACTCCATCGACGTGGCCTGGAACGTCCTCGAATCCGGACTCGCGGATCAGGTGCTCACCGCGGGCGTCGTCGGCAACGTGTTCCTGCTCGCCGACGGCGTCGACATCGGGGACGCCAGCGCCGACTTCATCTACGACGAGGGCTACTGGGACGAGATCGACCGCGCCGCCGACCTGCTGGACGCCCACGGCGACCGCATCCGGTTCCCACAGGACGTCGCGGTCGAGCGCGACGGCGAGCGACACGAGATCGGGCTGAACGCCCTGCCCGGGAACGCGGGCGAGGCCGCGATGGACATCGGCTCCGAGACGCTTCGGATGTACACGTCCGTGCTCGCCGACGCCCAGACGGTCATCCTCAACGGCCCGGCGGGCGTGTTCGAGGAACCCACGTTCGCGGTCGGGACGAAGGAGCTGTACCACGCCGCCGCGGACGTCCCCTACAGCATCGTCGGCGGTGGCGACACCGCAGCGGCAATCCGCCAGCTCGGGATCGACGGTTTCAGCCACCTCTCGACGGGCGGTGGGGCCTGCCTCAGACTCCTCACCGGGCGCGAACTCCCCGCCGTGGAGGCGCTGCGAACCGGCTACGATGGCGATTGA
- a CDS encoding GNAT family N-acetyltransferase, producing MAIEPAMLSELDTLVDLWVDLATEQGPHGSHVQPAENRTTMRERLAHHVVDGSVLVDRVEDEVVGFVSFERTGSEVSVDAVRGLVSNLYVAPDYRGAGRGAALLDAAEAELRERGVDVVQLEVMASNIRARSFYSEQGYAEHRYVLEKRVGVESHTKANDHD from the coding sequence ATGGCGATTGAACCGGCCATGCTCTCGGAGCTCGACACGCTCGTCGACCTGTGGGTCGACCTCGCCACGGAACAGGGACCCCACGGTTCCCACGTCCAACCGGCCGAGAACCGGACCACGATGCGCGAGCGGCTCGCACACCACGTCGTCGACGGCTCCGTGCTCGTCGACCGCGTCGAGGACGAGGTCGTCGGCTTCGTCTCCTTCGAACGAACCGGATCCGAGGTGAGCGTCGACGCCGTCCGTGGGCTCGTCAGCAACCTCTACGTCGCCCCCGACTACCGGGGCGCGGGCCGCGGTGCCGCGTTGCTCGACGCCGCCGAGGCCGAACTGCGCGAACGCGGCGTCGACGTGGTCCAGCTCGAGGTCATGGCCAGCAACATACGCGCACGGTCGTTCTACTCGGAGCAGGGGTACGCCGAGCATCGCTACGTCCTCGAAAAACGCGTCGGAGTCGAAAGCCATACTAAGGCCAACGACCACGACTGA
- the acnA gene encoding aconitate hydratase AcnA encodes MSDTDPRDAIREFEYDGSSFKMADLTVLEDQGLCELDSLPVSIRVLLESVLRNVDGDTITAADVRNVASWQPDVPDVELPFTPSRVVLQDLTGVPAVVDLAALRSAVDRQGRDPGIVEPEVPIDLVIDHSVQVDFFGSEDAYERNVELEYERNGERYRALKWAQQAFDDFRVVPPGTGIVHQVNLEYLGQVVHARERDGEEWLLPDTLVGTDSHTPMIGGIGVVGWGVGGIEAEAAMLGQPITMKLPEVVGVRLTGELPEGATATDLVLHVTEKLRGVGVVDRFVEFFGPGVSNLTVPDRATIANMAPEQGSTISMFPVDEATLDYLELTGRDEEHIELVREYLDAQGLFGEQDPEYSETVELDLSSITPSLAGPKRPQDRVEMPEMKGHFRELVHGEFAGELGDIDEDALSRWLEEASVADDRPDADIPTPDVGQLNKRVEVDVGGETTEIGHGSVVVSAITSCTNTSNPSVMLAAGLLARNAVERGLDVPAYVKTSLAPGSRVVTEYLEASGLLPYLEELGYNVVGYGCTTCIGNAGPLPEPIERAIDAEDLWTTSVLSGNRNFEARIHPKVRANYLASPPLVVAYGLAGRMDIDLEHDPLGTDADGEPVYLADIWPDADEIHAAVHDSVDASMFEEKYAEVFEGDERWEGLDAPSGTVYEWDDSSTYIREPPFFKEFPLEEPGVSDVEDARTLMLLGDTVTTDHISPAGPFSREQPAGEWLVDQGVEPSDFNTYGARRGNHEVMMRGTFANVRIENEMLDDVEGGYTIHQPTGEQTTVFEASERYRDAETPLVVFAGEELGTGSSRDWAAKGTDLLGVRATIAESYERIFRDNLVGMGVLPLQFAGDDSWESLGLDGSEAVSIQGLDDGLAVGDELTVVAERADGSTVEFPVTAQVSTPAAVRYVENGGILHLVLRRLLTES; translated from the coding sequence ATGTCAGATACCGACCCGCGGGACGCCATCCGGGAGTTCGAGTACGACGGTTCGTCGTTCAAGATGGCGGACCTCACGGTCCTCGAAGACCAGGGGCTCTGCGAGCTCGACAGCCTCCCGGTCAGCATCCGTGTGCTCCTCGAATCCGTCCTCCGGAACGTGGACGGCGACACCATCACCGCGGCGGACGTGCGGAACGTCGCGTCGTGGCAGCCGGACGTCCCGGACGTGGAGCTGCCGTTCACACCGTCCAGGGTCGTCCTGCAGGACCTCACCGGCGTCCCGGCGGTGGTCGACCTCGCGGCGCTTCGCTCCGCCGTCGACCGGCAGGGTCGTGACCCCGGTATCGTCGAGCCCGAGGTACCCATCGACCTGGTCATCGACCACAGCGTGCAGGTCGACTTCTTCGGCTCCGAGGACGCCTACGAACGGAACGTCGAACTGGAGTACGAGCGGAACGGTGAGCGCTACCGGGCCCTGAAGTGGGCACAGCAGGCGTTCGACGACTTCCGGGTCGTCCCACCGGGGACCGGCATCGTCCACCAGGTGAACCTCGAGTACCTGGGGCAGGTCGTCCACGCCCGGGAGCGGGACGGCGAGGAGTGGCTCCTGCCGGACACGCTGGTCGGCACGGACAGCCACACGCCGATGATCGGCGGCATCGGCGTCGTCGGCTGGGGTGTCGGCGGTATCGAGGCCGAGGCGGCGATGCTCGGCCAGCCCATCACGATGAAGCTCCCGGAGGTGGTCGGGGTCCGGCTCACTGGCGAGCTACCGGAGGGGGCGACCGCCACCGACCTCGTGCTGCACGTCACCGAGAAGCTCCGCGGCGTGGGTGTCGTCGACCGGTTCGTCGAGTTCTTCGGGCCGGGCGTCTCGAACCTCACCGTGCCGGACCGGGCGACCATCGCGAACATGGCACCCGAGCAGGGGTCGACCATCAGCATGTTCCCGGTCGACGAGGCGACGCTCGACTACCTCGAGCTGACGGGACGGGACGAGGAGCACATCGAGCTCGTCCGCGAGTACCTCGACGCACAGGGGCTGTTCGGCGAGCAGGACCCCGAGTACTCCGAGACGGTCGAGCTCGACCTGTCCTCCATCACGCCCAGCCTCGCCGGGCCGAAGCGGCCGCAGGACCGCGTCGAGATGCCCGAGATGAAGGGCCACTTCCGGGAGCTCGTCCACGGCGAGTTCGCGGGGGAGCTCGGGGACATCGACGAGGACGCACTCTCGCGCTGGCTGGAGGAGGCGAGCGTCGCGGACGACCGGCCCGACGCCGACATCCCGACGCCGGACGTCGGCCAGCTGAACAAGCGAGTCGAGGTGGACGTCGGCGGGGAGACGACCGAGATCGGCCACGGGAGCGTCGTCGTCAGCGCAATCACGAGCTGTACGAACACGTCGAACCCGTCGGTGATGCTGGCGGCGGGGCTGCTCGCGAGGAACGCCGTCGAACGGGGGCTCGACGTGCCGGCATACGTGAAGACCAGCCTCGCGCCGGGGAGCCGCGTCGTCACCGAGTACCTCGAGGCGTCGGGACTGCTCCCGTACCTGGAGGAGCTCGGCTACAACGTCGTCGGCTACGGCTGTACGACCTGCATCGGGAACGCCGGGCCGCTGCCGGAGCCCATCGAGCGCGCCATCGACGCGGAGGACCTCTGGACGACGAGCGTCCTCTCCGGCAACCGGAACTTCGAGGCGCGCATCCACCCGAAGGTGCGCGCGAACTACCTCGCCAGTCCACCGCTGGTCGTCGCCTACGGGCTCGCGGGCCGGATGGACATCGACCTCGAACACGACCCGCTCGGGACCGACGCCGACGGCGAGCCGGTGTACCTGGCCGACATCTGGCCGGACGCCGACGAGATTCACGCGGCAGTCCACGACAGCGTCGACGCCTCGATGTTCGAGGAGAAGTACGCCGAGGTGTTCGAGGGCGACGAGCGCTGGGAGGGCCTCGACGCGCCGTCGGGGACGGTGTACGAGTGGGACGATTCGTCGACGTACATCCGGGAGCCGCCGTTCTTCAAGGAGTTCCCGCTGGAGGAGCCCGGCGTCTCGGACGTCGAGGACGCCCGGACGCTCATGCTGCTGGGCGACACCGTCACGACCGACCACATCAGCCCGGCCGGCCCGTTCAGCCGCGAACAGCCCGCCGGCGAGTGGCTCGTCGACCAGGGCGTCGAGCCGTCCGACTTCAACACGTACGGTGCCCGTCGCGGGAACCACGAGGTGATGATGCGCGGCACGTTCGCGAACGTCCGCATCGAGAACGAGATGCTCGACGACGTCGAGGGCGGCTACACCATCCACCAGCCGACGGGCGAACAGACGACCGTGTTCGAGGCGAGCGAACGGTACCGCGACGCCGAGACGCCGCTGGTCGTGTTCGCCGGCGAGGAGCTCGGGACCGGTTCCAGCCGCGACTGGGCCGCGAAGGGGACGGACCTGCTGGGTGTGCGGGCGACCATCGCGGAGAGCTACGAACGCATCTTCCGGGACAACCTGGTCGGGATGGGCGTCCTGCCGCTGCAGTTCGCCGGGGATGACTCCTGGGAGTCGCTCGGACTGGACGGCTCGGAGGCGGTCTCGATCCAGGGGCTGGACGACGGACTGGCAGTCGGCGACGAGCTCACCGTCGTCGCGGAGCGGGCCGACGGGTCGACCGTCGAGTTCCCGGTCACCGCCCAGGTCAGTACGCCCGCCGCGGTCCGCTACGTGGAGAACGGTGGTATCCTCCACCTCGTCCTCCGTCGGCTGCTCACGGAGTCGTAG
- a CDS encoding DUF7847 domain-containing protein, producing the protein MGAISSAKHAGSTLSRNPILFLAATVFAVVQLPQILLQWTGLPIVASLFNLVTVLLVPFLIGGIYGMAYEGLDGTTSLATFWRAGRENYVSLLVAAIFFALAVFVVVFVAVVVLTFLTIFSVGVSGLEGGVSPGALLVPGVVGLLFLLLYLAAVVSLQFYEAAIVVDDADVLDSFKRSYRFVRGNVLSTIGFTVVRWLPGVLSSLLTAYFVVTSIGIDLQNAETLEPETFQNVYGQLSATEVGIVVATTLLTAGIVGAFTRTYLIAFYVDHREEPATTEPAADEDEYDLFDDEYDTIG; encoded by the coding sequence ATGGGCGCAATCTCATCGGCGAAACACGCCGGGTCGACGCTCTCGCGGAACCCCATCCTGTTCCTCGCCGCCACCGTGTTCGCCGTCGTGCAGCTGCCACAGATCCTCCTCCAGTGGACCGGCCTCCCCATCGTCGCCTCGCTGTTCAACCTCGTCACCGTCCTCCTCGTCCCGTTCCTCATCGGCGGCATCTACGGGATGGCGTACGAGGGGCTCGACGGCACGACCTCGCTCGCCACCTTCTGGCGGGCGGGCCGCGAGAACTACGTCTCACTGCTCGTCGCGGCCATCTTCTTCGCGCTGGCCGTCTTCGTGGTGGTGTTCGTCGCCGTCGTCGTCCTGACGTTCCTCACCATCTTCAGCGTCGGCGTCTCCGGACTGGAGGGCGGGGTCTCACCCGGCGCGCTGCTCGTCCCCGGCGTCGTCGGTCTCCTCTTCCTCCTCCTCTACCTCGCGGCCGTCGTCTCCCTCCAGTTCTACGAGGCCGCCATCGTCGTCGACGACGCCGACGTCCTCGACAGCTTCAAGCGGAGCTACCGGTTCGTCCGCGGCAACGTCCTCAGCACTATCGGGTTCACCGTCGTCCGCTGGCTTCCGGGCGTCCTGAGCTCGCTCCTCACGGCGTACTTCGTGGTGACCAGCATCGGAATCGACCTCCAGAACGCCGAGACGCTGGAGCCCGAGACGTTCCAGAACGTCTACGGGCAGCTCTCCGCAACCGAGGTCGGCATCGTCGTCGCCACGACCCTGCTCACCGCCGGCATCGTCGGCGCGTTCACCCGCACCTACCTCATCGCCTTCTACGTCGACCACCGCGAGGAACCCGCCACGACCGAGCCGGCGGCGGACGAAGACGAGTACGACCTGTTCGACGACGAGTACGATACGATCGGGTAG
- a CDS encoding TIGR00725 family protein, producing the protein MRVSVIGGSSVSDEEYERAAAVGRLLAEHGHTVVCGGLGGVMRGVCEGASGAGGRTVGILPGEDIAAANEYVDVPVATGLGHARNALVVMNGDAVVAIDGGPGTLSELGLAGVYDRPVAGLGTHDVAGVRQVDSPAAAVAHVEDGA; encoded by the coding sequence ATGCGAGTGAGTGTCATCGGCGGGAGCAGCGTCTCGGACGAGGAGTACGAGCGGGCCGCAGCGGTGGGGCGACTGCTCGCTGAGCACGGACACACCGTCGTCTGTGGCGGGCTGGGTGGTGTGATGCGAGGGGTCTGTGAGGGCGCGAGCGGGGCCGGCGGGCGGACCGTCGGCATCCTCCCGGGCGAGGACATCGCGGCGGCCAACGAGTACGTCGACGTGCCCGTCGCGACGGGGCTGGGCCACGCCAGGAACGCGCTGGTCGTCATGAACGGCGACGCGGTCGTCGCAATCGACGGTGGTCCGGGGACGCTCTCGGAGCTGGGTCTCGCCGGCGTCTACGACCGGCCCGTCGCCGGGCTCGGCACGCACGACGTGGCGGGTGTGAGACAGGTCGACAGCCCGGCCGCCGCCGTCGCCCACGTCGAGGACGGTGCGTGA